The Methanothrix soehngenii GP6 genome has a window encoding:
- a CDS encoding carbon-nitrogen hydrolase family protein has translation MNQMTPNCSEAANKMPCEELKVALVHASISWKEKDKNIARLLALNREAAQNGARLIVNTELATTGYAFLSRKEIAPLTESIPGPTTEAFGLIANEFGCYICIGLAEHDMRTGIFYNSAALLGPTKGVAARYRKLSPAFRENLWAAKGNLPVPVVQTEFGALGMVICADSYSYRPARIAALQGARILLVPANWPPEHHNPERFWRARSLENGIYVLACNRTGMDKTMDCNGAQSFIVNPQGETVAQMSSPDDTIIYGSLPLNGVTTQNALSGRRPQCYGNITLDPYSHISIDFLLGLPQAADFTAATLQLCSEPRNVVENTKRAIRLIDDALAKAAREKGTTINLVVLPELSTSGAIFGAEVAEICSEEIPGKVTDLFSQKAGERDLFIVLGMAERDELGFYNSSVLIGPDGIVGKYRAVHLSWRDRNWASPGDGGFAAYDLPFARIGMLIGHDLLFPEAADSLAKLGADVLCVPALWDDAKSRFIWEARLSEQMHLAVANQWGDCAGLQAIGESLLCSYSRFQEKVIRLSSPPTGDAINIARLGTKDSREKRFLENIDYDVLLDLSNAGKSSNGSQRRPKK, from the coding sequence ATGAATCAAATGACTCCAAATTGCAGTGAAGCCGCTAATAAAATGCCCTGTGAAGAGCTGAAAGTTGCCCTCGTTCATGCATCAATTTCCTGGAAGGAGAAAGATAAAAATATTGCCAGACTATTGGCTTTGAACAGAGAGGCGGCTCAAAATGGCGCCCGTCTCATCGTGAATACCGAGCTTGCCACTACCGGCTATGCCTTTCTAAGCAGAAAGGAGATTGCTCCTCTCACAGAGAGCATTCCCGGGCCCACTACTGAGGCCTTCGGCCTAATTGCGAATGAGTTTGGCTGCTATATCTGCATTGGCCTGGCTGAGCACGACATGAGAACGGGCATATTCTACAATTCAGCGGCCTTGCTGGGGCCAACCAAAGGTGTAGCGGCCAGATACCGCAAATTATCCCCCGCCTTTCGGGAGAATCTATGGGCCGCTAAGGGCAACCTCCCAGTTCCCGTGGTTCAGACCGAATTTGGCGCGCTCGGTATGGTGATCTGCGCCGACTCATACTCATATAGACCGGCGAGGATTGCTGCCCTGCAGGGAGCCAGGATCCTGCTGGTTCCGGCTAACTGGCCTCCTGAGCACCATAATCCTGAAAGATTCTGGCGGGCCAGATCCCTGGAAAACGGCATTTACGTCCTGGCATGCAACCGAACGGGAATGGACAAGACGATGGACTGTAATGGTGCACAATCCTTCATAGTAAATCCTCAGGGAGAGACGGTAGCTCAGATGAGCTCTCCTGATGATACCATCATATACGGCTCTTTGCCGCTAAATGGCGTCACGACGCAAAATGCTTTGAGCGGGAGAAGGCCTCAATGCTATGGAAACATAACCCTGGATCCATACTCTCACATCAGCATCGATTTCCTTCTCGGTTTGCCGCAAGCCGCCGATTTTACAGCCGCGACACTGCAGTTATGCTCTGAGCCCCGGAATGTAGTAGAAAATACAAAAAGGGCGATTAGGCTCATAGATGATGCCCTGGCCAAGGCTGCCAGGGAGAAGGGAACGACGATCAACCTGGTCGTCCTGCCTGAGCTCTCCACCTCGGGGGCGATCTTCGGTGCAGAGGTGGCAGAGATCTGCTCGGAGGAGATACCAGGCAAAGTCACCGATCTATTTTCCCAAAAGGCAGGTGAAAGAGATCTCTTCATCGTTCTGGGCATGGCTGAGAGGGATGAATTGGGATTCTACAACAGCTCCGTCCTGATCGGTCCCGATGGAATTGTGGGCAAGTACAGGGCGGTCCACCTCTCTTGGCGCGATAGGAACTGGGCCTCCCCCGGCGACGGCGGTTTTGCAGCATATGATCTCCCCTTTGCCAGGATAGGAATGCTCATAGGCCATGACCTCCTGTTTCCGGAGGCTGCAGACTCGCTGGCAAAGCTTGGCGCCGACGTGCTCTGTGTGCCTGCCCTCTGGGACGATGCTAAATCCAGATTCATATGGGAGGCGAGGCTGAGCGAGCAGATGCATCTGGCCGTCGCCAATCAATGGGGAGACTGCGCCGGGCTCCAGGCCATTGGAGAGAGCCTTTTATGCAGCTACTCCCGATTTCAGGAAAAGGTCATCCGTCTCTCTTCTCCGCCGACTGGAGATGCCATCAATATCGCAAGGCTCGGAACGAAGGACTCCAGAGAGAAGAGGTTCCTGGAGAACATAGACTACGACGTGCTTTTGGATTTATCAAATGCTGGAAAATCCAGTAATGGTTCACAAAGGAGGCCAAAAAAATGA
- a CDS encoding adenosylcobinamide amidohydrolase, translating to MKLAQFYDGIELYREEKIVYARLMTPHRVLSTCRSSAGGMHDDLMYLYNHQSCEPAGGHMNARMYRLAVDSPEDYKREVADRHNLPFQRCATLGTAANMNNAAICIERFCDLEVVTVCTGGVEGNAGRAGDPATYYEPQDDSAKGQIDLECERRPGTINAMIFLNRELTPGAMVTAVITATEAKTAALQELVVGSKYSEGLATGTGTDQIAVASKLGGKAISFAGKHSKVGELIGRTMHDAVLETLALQNGLTAAGQCSSLAHLERLGIDSREMCQGIGEFLSRDNADLFEKSFSNIIKDPLTVAAVAALVHLRDKFVWGTLPKSCMPEVMALYGAQISAAVSGKSHRIHDYMQVLSSLHKSLDKHVFLEFVYQAFALGFSEKWTDPKSEICEGTGLRDEEAATMR from the coding sequence ATGAAGCTTGCACAGTTCTATGATGGAATTGAGCTATATCGAGAGGAGAAGATAGTCTATGCCAGGCTCATGACTCCTCACCGGGTCCTGTCCACCTGTCGCAGTTCCGCTGGCGGGATGCATGACGACCTCATGTATCTTTACAACCACCAGTCCTGTGAGCCGGCAGGAGGGCACATGAACGCCAGGATGTACCGGCTGGCGGTTGACAGTCCGGAGGATTACAAGAGAGAAGTGGCCGACCGCCACAACCTGCCTTTCCAAAGGTGTGCCACGCTTGGAACTGCAGCCAATATGAACAACGCCGCCATCTGCATCGAGAGGTTTTGCGATCTTGAGGTCGTGACAGTATGTACCGGTGGCGTGGAGGGAAATGCAGGCAGGGCAGGGGATCCGGCCACCTATTACGAGCCGCAGGATGATAGCGCAAAAGGACAAATAGATCTGGAATGCGAAAGAAGACCGGGAACAATAAACGCCATGATCTTCCTCAACCGGGAGCTGACACCGGGCGCCATGGTCACCGCAGTCATCACCGCCACTGAGGCCAAGACTGCTGCCCTTCAGGAGCTAGTGGTTGGATCCAAATATTCAGAGGGTCTTGCTACGGGCACTGGAACAGACCAGATTGCAGTGGCATCAAAACTTGGGGGAAAAGCAATATCGTTTGCCGGCAAGCACTCGAAGGTGGGCGAGCTCATCGGTCGCACCATGCACGACGCCGTCTTAGAAACGCTCGCCCTACAAAACGGCCTGACGGCTGCGGGCCAGTGCTCCTCACTGGCCCATCTGGAGAGGCTGGGAATTGACAGCAGGGAGATGTGCCAGGGAATTGGAGAGTTTCTGTCCAGGGACAACGCCGACCTCTTCGAGAAGAGCTTCTCGAATATAATCAAGGATCCTCTCACGGTAGCAGCCGTGGCGGCTCTCGTCCATCTGCGGGACAAGTTCGTATGGGGCACTCTTCCCAAAAGCTGTATGCCAGAGGTCATGGCCCTTTACGGCGCACAGATTTCTGCGGCCGTTTCAGGCAAAAGCCACCGCATTCACGATTACATGCAGGTGCTCTCCTCTTTGCACAAGTCACTTGATAAGCATGTGTTCCTGGAGTTCGTATACCAGGCATTTGCTCTTGGTTTTAGCGAGAAATGGACCGATCCGAAGAGCGAGATATGCGAAGGGACCGGGCTTCGGGATGAAGAGGCAGCAACAATGCGCTAG
- the cobN gene encoding cobaltochelatase subunit CobN, which yields MFRYANEITGWIITKKVKIAYVTTQEASDVFPLISALKELIRQHGEVAEVAVRSGEDLKDVDQWEEFEHFARSCHIAIFNLHGGKKSLSSFDELVQSLQDSSVSIYAQSASNEPEIELMKLSTVDDAIYRKVSQYLDYGGRKNFYSLILYLANYFIGSNYEFSEPARPIWEGIYHPDFDHVPTLKEYLQSKCVAGRPTVGLWFYQSLWQAGNTLFIDRLIEEIERQGANVIPVFLHAAKDVERGTKGAEWVVENLFMKDGRPIIDVLISTLMFSLSIKPWEGSDTGEGQEVARSEEWFIKRLNVPVLKAIVTYNTLADWNESLQGCSPMDISMGIAMPEFDGMLITVPVAARERTDIDPLTGARVIRFEPLPERTNKIVRLSLNWAKLRHIPNSQKKVAIIFHNYPPRDDRIGTAFGLDSPVSVLNIMKAMDDAGYTIERMPENGQALIEDVKSRLTLDRRWRSPEELAKRAIDSVTEGDYKDWFEQLPVAVQEKMTSAWGEAPGKLFVHKKNLIIPGVINGNIFIGLQPPRGFLEDPAAIYHSPDHPIPHHYYAYYRWIRDVFRADLVMHIGKHGSLEWLPGKSVGLSDSCFPDIAISDLPNIYPYIINNPGEGTQAKRRSYCCIIDHLVPVMHNADAYDEMAELEVMLADYYQAASEDPSKLPTQKKMIWDKVCEAKLDHDLEIEEEEAFSDFDKFLEKLHEYLHEMADTQIRDGLHILGEPPEGSRLDEFLVALTRLANGQVPSLRQSLAEAMGYDYDYLLDNRGKIVSGSKTCGQVIDDLNSLALRLVSGLHEQGFAVGTIPELVEEILGKRNPKIEKVLDYIATTLAPNIDATVDELSAILCASDGGFVSPGPSGAPTRGMADILPTGRNFYSVDPQAIPSQAAWKVGVAQADALLERYLEDEGCYPESLGMVIWGSPTMRTKGDDIAEVLCLMGVRPVWEERSGRVTGIELIPMEELQRPRIDVMLRISGFFRDAFPNIVHLVDRAVELVAEQKEPPEQNFLAKHVSADISEKTAAGIDGEQAKTLACYRIFGCRPGAYGAGVSDAIDSKNWKDEKDLAEIYVKWGGYAYGRKNFGATVPDEFRRRLSRLDLTVKNEDTREYDMLDGDDFYSYHGGMIAAVKALKGELPRSYCGDSSDPDRVKTRSTVEETKHIFRARILNPKWIESMKRHGYKGAGDISRMVDIAFGWDATAEVLEDWMYEELANKYALDKDMQEWLKKVNPHALQNIAERLLEAVERGMWQATEEMKEELRDVYLDIEGWIEDDQPQTDASSGS from the coding sequence ATGTTTCGTTATGCTAATGAGATTACGGGATGGATTATTACGAAGAAGGTCAAGATTGCCTATGTCACCACACAGGAAGCAAGCGACGTCTTCCCTCTCATATCTGCCTTAAAAGAGCTGATCCGCCAGCATGGAGAGGTAGCGGAGGTGGCCGTCAGATCCGGGGAAGACTTAAAAGACGTCGATCAATGGGAAGAGTTCGAGCATTTTGCCAGAAGCTGCCATATAGCCATCTTCAATCTGCACGGGGGGAAGAAGAGCCTTTCCTCCTTTGACGAATTGGTCCAGAGCTTGCAAGATAGCAGTGTCTCCATCTATGCGCAGTCTGCTTCAAATGAGCCTGAGATTGAGCTAATGAAGCTGTCAACAGTAGACGATGCCATCTACAGGAAAGTATCTCAGTATCTTGATTATGGTGGACGGAAGAACTTCTATAGCCTCATCCTCTACCTGGCCAACTATTTCATAGGATCGAATTATGAATTCTCCGAGCCCGCAAGGCCCATCTGGGAAGGCATCTATCATCCGGATTTCGACCACGTACCAACGCTGAAGGAGTATCTGCAGAGCAAGTGCGTTGCCGGCAGGCCGACTGTGGGCCTGTGGTTTTACCAGAGCCTCTGGCAGGCGGGAAACACACTCTTCATCGACAGGCTGATTGAGGAGATCGAGAGGCAAGGCGCAAATGTCATTCCCGTCTTCCTTCATGCCGCAAAGGACGTCGAGCGGGGGACGAAGGGAGCAGAGTGGGTGGTGGAAAACCTCTTCATGAAGGACGGCCGGCCTATAATAGACGTCTTGATCAGCACCCTCATGTTCTCGCTCTCCATCAAACCCTGGGAAGGATCGGACACCGGCGAGGGGCAGGAGGTCGCCAGATCTGAGGAGTGGTTCATAAAAAGGCTGAATGTGCCTGTGCTTAAGGCCATTGTGACCTACAACACTCTTGCTGACTGGAATGAGTCGCTTCAGGGCTGCAGCCCCATGGACATCTCCATGGGAATCGCCATGCCGGAGTTCGACGGAATGCTGATCACCGTCCCTGTAGCGGCCAGGGAGAGAACGGACATAGATCCACTGACCGGGGCGAGGGTCATCCGGTTCGAGCCGCTTCCCGAGCGCACGAACAAGATCGTACGCCTGAGCCTTAACTGGGCAAAGCTCCGGCATATTCCCAATTCCCAAAAGAAGGTGGCAATCATCTTCCACAACTACCCTCCCCGGGACGACCGCATAGGCACCGCATTCGGCCTGGACTCGCCCGTATCGGTCTTGAACATCATGAAGGCCATGGATGATGCGGGATATACGATCGAGAGAATGCCCGAGAATGGCCAGGCCCTGATCGAGGATGTGAAGAGCAGGCTTACCCTCGACCGGCGCTGGAGAAGCCCGGAAGAGCTGGCTAAGAGGGCAATAGACTCCGTTACTGAGGGTGATTACAAAGACTGGTTCGAGCAGCTTCCCGTGGCCGTACAGGAGAAGATGACCTCCGCCTGGGGAGAGGCGCCGGGAAAGCTTTTTGTTCATAAGAAAAACCTGATAATTCCAGGAGTCATCAACGGCAATATCTTCATCGGCCTTCAGCCCCCGCGCGGCTTTCTGGAGGACCCGGCCGCCATCTACCACAGCCCCGATCATCCCATTCCCCACCACTATTATGCCTACTATCGCTGGATTCGAGATGTCTTCCGGGCCGATCTCGTGATGCACATCGGAAAGCATGGGTCCTTGGAATGGCTTCCGGGAAAGTCGGTTGGGCTTTCGGATTCATGTTTCCCGGATATCGCAATATCAGATCTGCCCAACATCTATCCCTACATCATCAACAATCCCGGCGAGGGGACTCAAGCCAAGAGGAGGAGCTACTGCTGCATCATCGACCATCTGGTTCCTGTCATGCATAATGCCGATGCTTATGATGAAATGGCGGAGCTGGAGGTGATGCTCGCCGATTACTACCAGGCCGCCTCCGAGGATCCATCCAAGCTGCCCACACAGAAGAAGATGATCTGGGATAAGGTCTGCGAGGCAAAGCTGGACCACGACCTGGAGATTGAAGAGGAAGAAGCGTTCTCGGATTTCGATAAATTCCTGGAGAAGCTGCACGAATATCTGCACGAGATGGCGGACACTCAGATCAGGGACGGCCTCCATATCCTTGGCGAGCCGCCCGAGGGCTCGCGCCTGGACGAGTTCCTGGTTGCGCTCACCAGGCTTGCCAACGGTCAGGTACCCTCTCTCCGGCAGTCTCTGGCAGAGGCCATGGGCTATGATTATGATTATCTTCTGGACAATAGGGGGAAGATCGTTTCCGGGTCGAAGACCTGCGGGCAGGTGATTGATGATCTGAACTCTCTCGCCCTGCGGCTGGTGTCCGGTCTCCATGAGCAGGGGTTTGCCGTTGGGACGATTCCAGAACTGGTGGAAGAGATCCTGGGAAAGAGAAATCCCAAGATTGAAAAGGTGCTGGATTACATAGCCACGACGCTCGCGCCCAACATAGATGCGACAGTGGACGAGCTTTCAGCCATCCTTTGCGCCTCAGATGGAGGATTCGTCTCGCCCGGACCCTCCGGGGCTCCCACCCGGGGAATGGCGGACATATTGCCCACGGGACGAAATTTCTACTCCGTCGATCCCCAGGCCATACCATCTCAGGCGGCCTGGAAGGTGGGCGTCGCCCAGGCAGACGCCCTGCTTGAGCGCTATCTGGAGGACGAGGGCTGCTATCCGGAATCCCTGGGAATGGTCATCTGGGGCAGTCCCACCATGCGAACCAAGGGAGACGACATTGCCGAGGTCCTCTGCCTCATGGGGGTTCGGCCGGTCTGGGAGGAGAGGAGCGGCAGAGTAACAGGGATAGAGCTCATTCCCATGGAGGAGCTGCAGCGTCCTCGGATAGACGTTATGCTGCGCATCAGCGGTTTTTTCAGGGATGCATTTCCAAATATCGTGCATCTTGTTGATAGAGCAGTAGAGCTGGTGGCAGAGCAGAAGGAGCCGCCGGAGCAGAACTTCCTGGCAAAGCATGTATCTGCAGACATTTCTGAGAAGACGGCCGCTGGAATCGATGGAGAACAGGCCAAGACACTGGCCTGCTACCGCATATTCGGCTGCCGCCCCGGAGCCTACGGCGCCGGAGTCTCAGATGCCATCGACTCCAAGAACTGGAAGGATGAGAAAGACCTGGCCGAGATCTACGTAAAGTGGGGCGGTTATGCTTACGGTCGCAAAAACTTCGGAGCGACCGTTCCCGACGAGTTCCGAAGGCGCCTCAGCCGTCTCGACCTGACGGTCAAGAACGAGGACACCCGGGAGTATGACATGCTGGACGGCGATGATTTCTACTCCTATCACGGCGGGATGATCGCAGCCGTCAAGGCCCTGAAAGGCGAGCTTCCCCGTTCGTACTGCGGAGACAGCTCAGATCCTGACAGGGTGAAGACCAGGAGCACTGTCGAGGAGACCAAGCATATCTTCCGGGCCCGTATCCTCAACCCCAAATGGATCGAGAGCATGAAGCGTCATGGTTACAAGGGCGCTGGCGACATATCCAGGATGGTGGACATCGCCTTCGGCTGGGATGCCACTGCCGAGGTCCTGGAGGACTGGATGTACGAGGAGCTGGCGAACAAGTACGCTCTGGATAAGGATATGCAGGAGTGGCTGAAAAAAGTGAACCCCCACGCACTGCAGAACATCGCCGAGAGGCTGCTCGAGGCAGTGGAGAGGGGGATGTGGCAGGCAACTGAGGAGATGAAGGAGGAGCTTCGGGACGTCTATCTGGATATCGAGGGGTGGATCGAGGACGATCAACCACAAACCGATGCAAGTTCGGGAAGCTAA
- a CDS encoding radical SAM/SPASM domain-containing protein: MPEESPGLLALSVTSDCNLRCSYCYAHGGESRASMGWVTARRAIDVMAECFDGFKIQFTGGEPLLNLGLIERAVDYLDEMGLQVPCQVQTNATLITSDVAGRLNDLKIGIGVSLDGPPSVNDRIRPFSSGRGGSAKSALNGIMALREAGIRVGATCVLTRANAGALAGLVELCSYLGNIEGIAIDFLRQAGRGDNSMQPDAVVASRGIEAAIERAEGLAQMGGSLVRFRELERMRNTVEEGRERLHHCYFDACRSVVVMPGGEAFACPSMLRPELRLGNIEEPDFAKRLIGRMVRARRSVQDPQECRTCRDRWLCGGPCLAHCVPESNLRVECAVKRAFMRHLRSSSLIPPSTISLLKTQSSSE, from the coding sequence ATGCCCGAGGAAAGCCCCGGCCTTCTGGCTTTATCCGTAACAAGTGACTGCAACCTCCGCTGCAGCTACTGCTATGCCCATGGTGGCGAGTCGAGAGCCTCGATGGGCTGGGTCACTGCCAGGCGGGCCATCGACGTGATGGCGGAATGCTTCGATGGCTTTAAGATCCAGTTCACAGGCGGCGAGCCCCTTCTTAACCTTGGCCTGATCGAAAGGGCAGTGGACTACCTTGATGAGATGGGCCTGCAGGTTCCCTGCCAGGTTCAGACCAACGCCACCCTCATCACTTCCGATGTTGCCGGAAGGCTGAATGATCTTAAAATCGGAATAGGCGTGAGCCTGGATGGCCCTCCATCAGTGAACGATCGTATCCGACCCTTTTCCAGCGGACGTGGCGGCTCCGCCAAATCTGCACTGAATGGAATTATGGCCCTTAGAGAGGCAGGAATTCGGGTCGGCGCGACCTGTGTTCTCACCAGGGCCAATGCTGGGGCGCTTGCGGGGCTCGTGGAGCTGTGCAGCTACCTTGGCAACATTGAGGGAATCGCAATCGACTTCCTAAGGCAAGCGGGCCGGGGCGATAACTCAATGCAGCCAGATGCAGTCGTCGCTTCCAGAGGCATTGAGGCAGCCATAGAGCGTGCAGAAGGCCTGGCCCAAATGGGCGGAAGCCTGGTGCGATTCAGGGAACTGGAGAGAATGCGCAATACTGTAGAAGAAGGAAGAGAGAGGCTTCATCATTGCTACTTTGATGCCTGTCGGTCTGTTGTTGTAATGCCCGGCGGCGAGGCCTTTGCCTGTCCTTCCATGCTCCGTCCGGAGCTTCGGCTGGGTAATATTGAGGAGCCGGATTTCGCAAAGAGGCTGATAGGGCGAATGGTTCGGGCACGAAGATCTGTGCAGGACCCTCAGGAATGCCGGACCTGCCGGGATCGCTGGCTTTGCGGCGGGCCTTGCCTGGCACATTGTGTTCCTGAATCGAACTTGAGGGTGGAATGCGCCGTCAAGAGGGCCTTCATGAGGCACCTCAGATCATCCTCGCTGATCCCTCCCTCCACCATCAGCCTGCTAAAGACCCAGAGCAGTAGTGAGTAG
- a CDS encoding ABC transporter substrate-binding protein — MNGKLLGGALLALILFCLLGACVGTGEGTDDIITIVDGTGKSANISLPVDRIVSITSRASEIISVLGSEDRIVGRDSYSFFPSSLKDVPVVAESSYSPNIELIHKIDPDLVIADSMLSEDDRKKIEAAGIPVIVETALDSTTIEAFVSHLGILLDKEEQAQELINFIKKYQDIIKERTEDLKSEDKPAVYIEIGYPYSTMASATTFHNLTIAAGGINIAADQPIKYPIMDPEWIVERDPDIIFSYATNTAEENLTDKMKEIHDEILSRPELSDVKAVKEGRVYVLGNPVAWGIRSIVGELWLAKWLHPDLFEDIDPETVDRELLDEFFGEDLTEKCVYP, encoded by the coding sequence ATGAATGGCAAACTTTTGGGAGGCGCTCTCCTGGCCCTCATCCTTTTTTGCCTCTTGGGGGCCTGTGTGGGCACGGGTGAGGGGACAGATGATATCATTACCATAGTGGACGGAACCGGAAAATCAGCAAACATATCGCTTCCCGTGGATAGAATAGTCTCAATCACATCACGTGCATCTGAGATCATCTCTGTGCTTGGCTCTGAAGATAGGATAGTTGGGCGCGACTCGTATTCCTTCTTTCCTTCATCTCTGAAAGATGTTCCTGTAGTTGCTGAGAGCTCCTACAGTCCAAATATAGAGCTTATCCATAAGATCGATCCCGACCTGGTGATTGCGGACAGTATGCTCTCTGAAGACGATCGAAAGAAGATAGAGGCTGCGGGCATACCGGTAATCGTAGAGACTGCCTTGGACTCCACCACCATAGAGGCATTTGTGAGCCATCTTGGGATTTTGCTTGATAAAGAAGAACAGGCACAAGAGCTCATAAACTTCATCAAAAAATATCAGGATATCATAAAAGAGCGTACTGAAGATCTGAAGTCCGAGGATAAGCCTGCAGTATATATTGAGATCGGATATCCATATAGCACCATGGCTTCAGCAACGACATTCCACAATCTCACAATCGCTGCCGGTGGTATAAACATCGCTGCCGACCAGCCTATCAAATATCCAATTATGGACCCTGAATGGATCGTCGAGAGAGATCCTGATATAATTTTCAGCTATGCTACTAACACCGCTGAAGAGAACTTGACTGACAAGATGAAGGAAATTCATGACGAAATTCTCTCCAGGCCCGAATTGAGCGATGTCAAGGCGGTCAAGGAGGGCCGGGTTTATGTCCTGGGAAATCCCGTAGCATGGGGCATTCGCTCAATAGTCGGAGAGCTTTGGCTCGCTAAATGGCTCCATCCGGATCTCTTCGAGGATATCGATCCAGAGACAGTGGATAGAGAGCTTCTCGATGAATTTTTCGGTGAAGATCTAACGGAGAAGTGCGTCTATCCATGA
- a CDS encoding ABC transporter substrate-binding protein translates to MTGKVLTGLFIALMLLSFLGACEDAKAEMITIVDGRGQSVDVPTPVERIASISSRASEIICALGACDKIVGRDSYSFFPPALADVQVVAESSYTPNIELIHKLDPDLVIADSMLSNDDRKKIESAGIPVIVETTWDSKTVATPVRHIGVLLDKADRAEEIIGFIERYQGIIEERTAGLEEEDKPAVFFEWSRPYYSMGNGTLFHNLTVAAGGINIVADEPVKYPTMDPEWLVEKDPDIIIRYDYSTEKGNLTDNMEKTRDEILSRPELGDVKAIVDGRVYILGNPVASGIRSVVGDLYLAKWFHPDLFKDIDPEAVHRELLQKFFGLEPDGVYVYP, encoded by the coding sequence GTGACTGGCAAAGTTTTAACTGGCCTTTTCATAGCCCTTATGCTTTTGAGCTTCCTGGGGGCATGTGAGGACGCAAAGGCAGAGATGATAACCATCGTCGACGGCAGGGGGCAGTCTGTCGATGTACCGACTCCTGTGGAACGGATAGCCTCGATCAGCTCTCGTGCCTCAGAGATCATATGTGCCCTTGGCGCCTGCGATAAGATCGTTGGGCGCGACTCATACTCGTTCTTTCCACCAGCTCTTGCGGATGTGCAGGTGGTGGCAGAAAGCTCCTATACGCCAAACATAGAGCTCATCCATAAACTAGATCCTGATCTGGTAATAGCCGACAGCATGCTGTCCAACGACGATCGGAAGAAGATAGAGTCTGCGGGCATACCCGTGATTGTAGAGACCACCTGGGATTCAAAAACGGTGGCCACTCCTGTGAGACATATTGGGGTTTTGCTGGATAAAGCTGATCGGGCAGAGGAGATCATCGGCTTTATAGAAAGGTATCAGGGCATCATCGAGGAACGCACTGCTGGTCTCGAGGAGGAGGATAAGCCTGCGGTCTTCTTCGAGTGGTCCAGGCCTTACTATAGCATGGGCAATGGAACGCTCTTCCACAACCTCACAGTTGCTGCAGGTGGGATAAACATAGTTGCCGATGAGCCAGTCAAGTATCCCACAATGGATCCAGAATGGCTCGTCGAGAAGGACCCTGATATAATCATTCGTTACGACTATTCCACTGAAAAAGGAAATTTGACCGATAACATGGAGAAGACGAGAGATGAGATCCTCTCCCGGCCCGAACTTGGCGATGTGAAGGCGATCGTAGATGGCCGGGTCTATATCCTCGGCAACCCTGTGGCAAGCGGCATACGCTCGGTAGTCGGAGATCTTTACCTTGCCAAATGGTTCCATCCCGACCTCTTCAAAGATATCGATCCCGAGGCAGTGCATAGAGAGCTTCTCCAAAAGTTCTTCGGCCTGGAGCCGGACGGCGTGTACGTCTATCCATGA
- a CDS encoding methanogenesis marker protein 6, which produces MALYFLGNEEEAVAANERAWEILNQSCEKDPENASIDTRNGSKSNCGEPRKLLRGLRQCYGCQLLRPEDRISLAPYIWMKKGKRMLLTTNMRVTKYVILSPECTDVLPCDVSTMIYESKHGIEVKETCFGAIIEGEEDAIESLIKEIRALDPAGIFIKDRGFLLGDPRRCRGDASGSPCKLLWITSGRRSGSVRPGSYMIEAESKMLPLISRALESIAKGEIL; this is translated from the coding sequence ATGGCTCTTTATTTCCTGGGCAATGAAGAAGAGGCTGTAGCGGCCAATGAGAGGGCATGGGAGATCCTGAACCAGAGCTGCGAGAAGGACCCGGAGAATGCCAGCATAGACACCCGAAATGGGTCCAAGTCAAACTGCGGCGAACCTCGCAAATTATTGCGAGGGCTTCGCCAATGTTATGGATGTCAGCTTCTCCGGCCTGAAGACCGGATTTCCCTCGCGCCATATATATGGATGAAAAAAGGAAAAAGGATGCTGTTGACCACGAACATGAGAGTTACAAAGTACGTGATACTATCCCCTGAATGCACTGACGTCCTACCTTGTGACGTATCCACGATGATCTACGAATCAAAGCATGGCATAGAGGTAAAAGAGACTTGCTTTGGAGCCATCATCGAAGGCGAGGAGGACGCTATCGAGTCGCTGATCAAGGAGATCAGGGCCCTTGACCCAGCAGGGATTTTTATTAAGGACCGAGGATTCCTTCTGGGAGATCCCAGGCGCTGCCGAGGGGATGCCTCCGGATCTCCGTGCAAATTGCTCTGGATAACATCTGGCAGACGGAGCGGAAGCGTCAGGCCAGGCAGCTACATGATCGAGGCCGAGTCGAAGATGCTGCCCTTGATCTCCAGAGCTTTGGAGTCTATTGCCAAAGGCGAGATTTTATAA